The Trichoderma atroviride chromosome 5, complete sequence genome contains a region encoding:
- a CDS encoding uncharacterized protein (EggNog:ENOG41), translated as MSQAATDDQKKFQLLPKQSKNSSSNPPRRPFWDEMLLPAMAQLSTNRDEPAGLVGTLNSIRAAAGWPEIINTLEVARAKYYNYSGFIGFWKKTSHKFADHANNGKMLFSLLPDSDYTSVVHCVFDVIFDAAKRTAEIREEVEGTLRQMREKLSDAERIVALCANDDDHIVSAAMNVLVSVLQALEDIVLYYSSKRGLKMTATVLWKNDEYRADLSKCLAEINSSSKRLIEEASLSHIRATRSVNIIASKGLEKLKKLQLGQLKMLREQKRIADKQSEMTISGRKIANRQGKLATDLSREAASNQRNAIANERNAAENIANAIISATAMNGFLKLSEEFCAAKSDLEKARHLNVKLMAELREERSRSRGRYPLLPSEPISQDQLLQIFNLADSGEETDIANISNSVALVNRRDQGRAEQLINNPQFQKWVVQTQSTELLVHGHMKPSRTSVSALSLFSAGIVQSLRRDQRFCTLAFFCAEHRDAQDPLAGGIGIVKSLIVQLLNQYNFGTADLATREVNLDMLEDDTEQLCQLFVGLVRLMKSNVTLICVLDSVNAYDDPEFMQDLGVERVLYEVLSLTRDSRVQTSIKILLTSPTNTATIWEGFDERDIVSMAGQPKGDKRFDNSRLAQQVEDVFIS; from the exons ATGAGTCAAGCGGCAACAGATGACCAAAAGAAGTTTCAACTGCTGCCCAAACAGTCAAAAAACTCCTCATCCAACCCACCGCGGCGGCCGTTCTGGGATGAAATGCTCCTCCCGGCCATGGCCCAGCTCAGCACTAATCGCGATGAACCAGCCGGGCTCGTCGGCACGCTTAATAGCATCCGCGCTGCAGCAGGATGGCCCGAGATTATCAACACGCTCGAGGTAGCCAGGGCAAAATACTACAATTACTCAGGCTTCATCGGCTtctggaagaagacaagCCATAAGTTTGCCGACCACGCCAACAACGGGAAGATGCTCTTTTCGCTTCTGCCGGACTCGGACTATACATCAGTAGTCCATTGCGTGTTTGACGTTATCTTTGAT GCAGCCAAAAGGACAGCCGAGATTCGAGAGGAAGTTGAGGGAACACTACGCCAAATGCGGGAGAAACTGTCAGATGCGGAACGCATCGTTGCACTTTGCGCCAATGATGACGACCATATTGTTTCTGCGGCTATGAACGTGCTTGTTTCAGTGCTCCAAGCGTTGGAGGACATTGTTCTCTACTACTCGTCAAAGAGAG ggttgaagatgacggctACTGTCTTGTGGAAGAATGACGAATACAGAGCAGATCTCTCAAAATGCCTTGCCGAGATTAATTCGAGCAGCAAGCGGCTAATCGAAGAGGCCAGCTTATCGCACATCCGCGCAACTCGGTCAGTGAATATAATAGCATCAAAAG GTCTAgagaaattaaaaaagctgCAACTGGGCCAACTCAAGATGTTGAGAGAGCAGAAGAGAATAGCAGACAAACAGTCAGAAATGACCATATCTGGCCGCAAAATTGCCAACAGGCAGGGGAAATTGGCCACAGATTTGAGCCGAGAGGCAGCGTCGAACCAACGAAACGCCATTGCTAACGAAAGAAATGCCGCCGAAAACATAGCAAACGCCATCATCTCTGCCACAGCTATGAACGGCTTTCTGAAGCTATCCGAGGAATTTTGCGCTGCTAAGAGCG ATCTAGAGAAAGCTCGGCATCTGAACGTCAAACTCATGGCTGAGTTGCGAGAAGAGCGCTCACGCAGTCGCGGGCGATACCCTTTGTTGCCATCCGAGCCCATATCGCAGGACCAGCTCTTGCAAATATTCAACCTTGCCGACAGTGGCGAAGAGACCGACATcgccaacatctccaactcAGTCGCTCTCGTCAACCGCCGTGACCAGGGCCGCGCCGagcagctcatcaacaaTCCCCAGTTTCAAAAGTGGGTGGTGCAAACACAATCGACCGAGCTTCTCGTGCACGGCCACATGAAGCCCAGCCGGACAAGCGTATCGgctctctcgctcttcagCGCTGGTATTGTGCAGAGCCTGCGGCGAGATCAACGGTTCTGCACCCtggccttcttctgcgcCGAGCATAGAGACGCCCAAGATCCGCTGGCGGGCGGGATTGGCATTGTCAAGAGCCTCATCGTTCAGCTTCTCAATCAGTATAACTTTGGCACTGCAGACCTCGCAACTCGCGAGGTAAATCTGGATATGCTAGAAGACGACACGGAGCAGCTATGCCAGCTTTTCGTCGGGTTGGTGCggctgatgaagagcaacGTTACGCTTATTTGCGTGCTCGATAGTGTCAATGCATATGATGATCCGGAGTTTATGCAGGACCTGGGGGTAGAAAGGGTGCTGTATGAGGTGCTGTCGTTGACGCGAGATAGCAGGGTCCAAACAAGTATTAAGATTCTGCTAACGAGTCCAACAAATACAGCTACGATTTGGGAGGGGTTTGACGAGAGGGATATCGTCTCGATGGCTGGACAACCGAAGGGAGATAAACGGTTTGATAATAGTAGGCTCGCGCAGCAGGTAGAAGATGTCTTTATTAGTTGA
- a CDS encoding uncharacterized protein (EggNog:ENOG41), translating to MRSWWQGGYRIDEMRSVEFVGEDVPRIMTATPIKTYRLICVFLRTLEYYTGILFLTTNRVGTFDEAFTSRIHISLYYPPLDASSTLAVFHVNLDRIKTRFRKKKERGTAELELDERSIDKFILDYYGCNEEARWNGRQIRNACQTALALAEFEAQKVANPGVAGGRSVMEIAAASSKMIKVKMTAKHFRDVAKAYLAFMKYLREVHGMSAAQ from the exons ATGAGGTCTTGGTGGCAGGGGGGATACAGaattgatgagatgagatcaGTCGAGTTCGTAGGGGAAGATGTCCCTAGAATAAT GACGGCAACGCCAATCAAGACTTACCGTCTGATTTGTG TCTTCCTTCGCACTCTAGAATACTACACcggcatcctcttcctcaccaCCAACCGTGTCGGCACATTCGATGAAGCCTTTACCTCACGCATCCACATCTCCCTCTACTACCCCCCTCTCGACGCATCCTCGACTTTGGCTGTTTTCCACGTCAATCTAGACCGCATCAAGACGCGTTTTCGCAAAAAGAAGGAGCGCGGCACTgccgagctcgagctcgacgAGCGCTCCATCGACAAGTTCATCCTCGATTACTACGGCTGCAACGAGGAGGCGCGGTGGAACGGTCGGCAGATCCGCAATGCGTGTCAGACGGCTCTTGCACTCGCCGAATTCGAGGCGCAAAAGGTGGCCAACCCGGGCGTTGCGGGTGGGCGCAGCGTCATGgagattgctgctgcgtcgAGCAAGATGATCAAGGTCAAAATGACGGCCAAGCACTTCCGTGACGTGGCGAAGGCGTATCTGGCCTTTATGAAGTATCTAAGAGAGGTGCATGGGATGAGTGCTGCACAGTAG
- a CDS encoding uncharacterized protein (EggNog:ENOG41) has protein sequence MNHIPLPIDDFAHAPLEVPHLSNDRFRYDDHGFLTYPHRAGLDLEMIIEKGLVDIDTLAPALQAWLWFGLLGEILSIGSRTHVTQRIANYNAFVTENSDGSSVISTTSLPRYIKEVGQRNETLRQDGFYSQRYYACLQVATTSINSFLSSEMCRKHFESGCQFSRLPVLLHVILSIQILIESLQAAESVLLPGKWDSLSQPTMKSLGCELVDKLLIESGWCKHEVNRLPGSIRLRYYLSFLRPTDSAEGKENRLSCSKDACVHAPQVIDEQNIKPKHVTKDCKCSIETIQDLPVANLAETGAHPLLRFAQTDGASRKLELLETRFNANGTDEIPFVAISHVRHRGLGNANAHSLPYCQLAHIQELVDKICFPSGGATSSMPFWLDTMCVPSERRAHINSLKRICKIFKHAWRVLVIDQSLCSHAIGSPEDALIRIRFSLWKRRLWTLQEGFVVPASKLIFCFANGLFSLQDLLDRYEDKTLMPFPLLKCAKFVGFRVLPHLKKTLDVLSDDIKILAGMSPAVVGHLEKTKLRRILRLGYLASDNFRYFREDLEIQQIQKLLPLLGNLYLDKRDSPIVPSSRPADQVISCLESLHRLDI, from the coding sequence ATGAACCACATACCGTTGCCTATTGATGATTTTGCCCACGCTCCGTTGGAAGTGCCTCATCTCTCTAACGACAGGTTCCGCTATGATGACCATGGTTTCTTGACGTACCCGCATCGAGCTGGTCTGGATCTTGAGATGATCATAGAGAAAGGTCTTGTGGATATCGATACTCTTGCACCGGCATTGCAAGCATGGCTCTGGTTTGGTCTTTTAGGAGAGATTCTCAGCATCGGCTCAAGGACACATGTTACACAGCGGATAGCGAACTACAATGCCTTTGTGACTGAGAATTCCGATGGATCTAGTGTGATTTCCACGACCAGTTTACCCCGATACATCAAAGAAGTCGGTCAGAGAAACGAGACTTTGCGCCAAGACGGCTTCTATAGCCAACGATATTACGCTTGTTTGCAGGTGGCAACGACATCGATTAACAGCTTTCTATCGAGTGAGATGTGCCGCAAGCACTTTGAAAGCGGCTGCCAATTCTCTAGACTCCCAGTCCTATTACATGTCATTCTATCCATCCAGATTCTGATAGAATCGCTTCAGGCGGCCGAATCCGTCCTCCTTCCCGGAAAGTGGGATTCGCTCTCCCAACCGACCATGAAATCCCTTGGCTGCGAATTAGTGGACAAATTATTGATTGAATCCGGCTGGTGCAAGCATGAGGTTAACAGGCTCCCTGGTTCAATACGGTTACGGTATTATCTTAGCTTCCTGCGTCCCACCGATTCCGCagaagggaaagagaatCGCTTGTCTTGCAGCAAGGATGCTTGTGTCCATGCTCCTCAGGTTATAGATGAGCAAAACATCAAGCCTAAGCATGTAACGAAAGACTGCAAGTGTTCTATAGAGACGATACAAGATCTGCCCGTGGCGAACCTTGCCGAAACAGGGGCACATCCACTGCTGAGATTTGCTCAGACAGATGGTGCATCGCGAAAGTTAGAGTTACTTGAGACACGGTTCAACGCCAACGGAACGGATGAGATACCCTTTGTTGCAATCAGCCATGTTCGCCACCGTGGGCTCGGCAATGCTAATGCTCACTCGCTGCCTTACTGCCAACTCGCGCACATTCAGGAACTCGTCGACAAGATTTGCTTCCCCTCTGGTGGTGCCACAAGCTCTATGCCGTTCTGGTTAGATACCATGTGTGTACCCTCGGAGCGTCGCGCCCATATAAATTCTCTTAAGCGCATTTGCAAAATCTTCAAGCACGCTTGGCGCGTTCTCGTTATTGACCAGTCCCTTTGTTCCCATGCCATTGGTTCGCCAGAGGATGCTTTGATACGGATTCGATTCTCGCTTTGGAAACGCCGACTATGGACTTTGCAAGAAGGTTTCGTTGTGCCTGCCTCAAAACTGATATTCTGTTTTGCAAACGGTCTCTTTTCACTTCAGGATCTTCTCGATCGTTACGAAGACAAAACTTTGATGCCATTTCCACTATTGAAGTGCGCAAAGTTTGTTGGATTTCGTGTGCTTCCTCATCTAAAAAAGACGCTCGACGTATTGAGTGATGATATCAAGATACTAGCGGGCATGTCGCCTGCTGTTGTAGGTCACCTTGAGAAGACGAAGTTACGGCGCATATTGCGCTTGGGGTATCTGGCATCCGATAATTTCAGATATTTTCGAGAAGACTTAGAGATCCAGCAGATACAGAAGCTTCTTCCATTGCTTGGGAATTTGTACCTGGATAAACGCGATTCGCCCATTGTACCTAGCTCCCGACCTGCGGATCAAGTTATATCTTGTCTTGAAAGTCTTCATAGACTTGACATCTGA
- a CDS encoding uncharacterized protein (EggNog:ENOG41~TransMembrane:5 (o44-68i88-113o119-143i155-179o191-217i)), which yields MNQQHHSSPVEDGSTNSESPDSSAEPQIEEGLSLSPALRVIKNFSTICIVIFVFELVLFLVFGAVSLLRWLFFFRPTLRYLKNDSEEIALQACPAITWLTLAAQIQIICAARWGFGFTILAYAMWWVGLVWVLLISVILYLHLIRKPHRAFVDKWLPTAIFIPLVGTLSVGDVAGVMINDSSGTSQVDRELAIPMIIVGFMCVGFALGLSCVMYAIYMHRLMVSGWPSALKIPSMILTV from the exons ATgaatcagcagcatcattcATCACCAGTTGAAGACGGATCTACTAATTCCGAGTCCCCAGATTCCTCAGCTGAGCCTCAAATCGAAGAAGGTTTGAGTCTTTCGCCCGCGCTCAGAGTCATCAAGAACTTCTCGACAATATG tatcgtcatcttcgtgTTTGAACTGGTTctgtttcttgtttttggcGCTGTATCTCTGCTCCGATGGTTGTTCTTCTTCAGACCAACTTTACGCTACCTAAAGAATGATTCAGAGGAGATCGCCCTTCAAGCCTGTCCTGCCATCACTTGGCTGACTCTTGCTGCCCAGATCCAGATTATATGTGCAGCACGATGGGGCTTCGGATTTACAATCTTAGCATACGCGATGTGGTGGGTAGGCTTGGTCTGGGTCCTCCTTATCAGCGTCATTCTCTATTTGCATCTGATCCGAAAACCTCATCGGGCGTTTGTAGACAAATGGCTGCCGACGGCGATATTTATTCCGCTCGTTGGGACGTTGAGTGTCGGTGACGTCGCCGGTGTTATGATCAACGACAGCAGTGGCACATCTCAAGTTGACCGAGAACTTGCCATTCCAATGATTATTGTCGGATTCATGTGTGTTGGCTTCGCTCTTGGCCTTTCCTGTGTCATGTATGCCATATACATGCACCGATTAATGGTCAGTGGCTGGCCTTCAGCTTTGAAGATTCCTAGCATGATCTTAACGGTATGA
- a CDS encoding uncharacterized protein (EggNog:ENOG41~SECRETED:SignalP(1-27)~TransMembrane:4 (i203-224o230-250i305-323o329-348i)), translating into MASGNRVTAVTRQLWSMLFYFVQLARSAPTKVQYLPPMPLKRFIERRSNGTDPTPEIFLDQMENPSEVFSVLLIIGGDIIQKAIAQLAGGKITLVSFSFGWVAYAFNALMSAFGDGQLMPDPDYPAVVITASSGIKKTNYSWVLGRLIRDLEFEVAKHFKTWIEQVEEDGKIIDKLVSENDSGMLITVFEAGENTGVQQWDKCWALFFIVLPTQLVIAAVPVITKRNWSILFLTVVGTVLAIVTGSLREWRLQKYSCRKKTSDTYILTRGNGHSHVFVIGPGPNSGLYLDDLAGAARKADFRTRVSSVILAILWLAFLITAGGLKTDTWFLLAVGAIGMAQNILVAGLPRKPDAIGIPLRQTMPTFGRRKMNKNRPKVMDVLFEIEAELPKIGLAIRREYFPDYALREREIERWDKAEARQKEIKQWKEKAKGAVKSDPRRRKGHNGRTVFELNSPPAIKSFSNEGLEECSSR; encoded by the exons ATGGCCTCGGGCAATAGAGTTACTGCCGTTACTAGGCAGCTCTGGTCCATGTTGTTCTATTTCG TACAACTAGCCAGAAGCGCACCAACGAAAGTACAGTATCTTCCTCCGATGCCACTCAAGCGGTTCATTGAACGTCGATCAAATGGAACAGATCCAACCCCAGAGATATTCTTGGACCAGATGGAGAACCCGTCGGAGGTCTTCTCAGTGCTGTTGATCATCGGCGGCGACATCATTCAAAAAGCAATTGCCCAGTTGGCCGGCGGGAAAATCACACTGGTGTCCTTCAGTTTCGGATGGGTTGCGTATGCTTTTAATGCGCTCATGTCAGCGTTTGGGGATGGCCAACTCATGCCAGACCCGGATTATCCAGCTGTCGTCATCACTGCCAGCAGTGGGATCAAGAAAACAAATTATTCTTGGGTCCTTGGAAGATTAATTAGGGACCTAGAGTTTGAGGTCGCGAAGCATTTTAAAACCTGGATAGAGCAGGTTGAGGAGGATGGCAAGATAATTGACAAATTGGTATCAGAGAATGACTCGGGAATGTTGATAACCGTTTTCGAA GCTGGTGAGAATACAGGAGTTCAGCAATGGGATAAGTGCTGGGCCTTGTTCTTCATCGTGCTGCCGACACAGCTCGTAATTGCTGCCGTTCCAGTCATCACAAAACGAAATTGGTCAATTCTGTTCCTGACTGTTGTCGGGACAGTTCTAGCCATCGTTACGGGATCTTTGCGAGAGTGGAGACTGCAGAAGTATAGTTGCCGCAAAAAGACATCAGATACATACATTCTTACGCGTGGCAACGGCCATTCTCACGTTTTTGTCATTGGGCCGGGACCTAATTCGGGACTATATCTTGATGATCTTGCTGGTGCAGCACGAAAAGCTGATTTTAGAACACGAGTCAGCTCCGTAATACTAGCAATTCTTTGGCTAGCCTTTCTCATCACGGCAGGAGGACTGAAAACCGATACCTGGTTCCTCCTTGCAGTCGGAGCTATCGGAATGGCTCAGAATATTCTCGTTGCCGGGCTACCACGAAAGCCAGATGCTATAGGCATTCCGCTGCGGCAGACTATGCCAACCTTTGGGCGTAGAAAGATGAATAAGAACAGGCCCAAGGTGATGGATGTTCTGTTTGAGATTGAAGCTGAGCTGCCAAAAATTGGACTGGCTATTCGGAGAGAATATTTTCCCGATTATGCCCTTCGCGAAAGGGAAATTGAGCGGTGGGATAAAGCAGAAGCGCGCCAGAAGGAAATTAAGCAGTGGAAGGAGAAGGCTAAGGGAGCGGTTAAGTCGGATCCGAGGCGGAGGAAGGGCCATAATGGACGAACTGTCTTCGAGTTAAATTCCCCTCCAGCTATTAAAAGCTTTTCCAACGAGGGACTAGAGGAGTGCTCCAGCCGGTGA